AACACAGGATGTAAGGTATTATCGGTAATTTTCTCTGGGTAGGTAGAATCGTGGAAGATAAAAATGTCTCGTTTTGTTTTCTACTTGttgcttgtttctcttttttataacgAACCCCTTGTGAGTAagacaaagaaattaagaaacgGTATTCGTTTCACTCAGGAGCGTACACACTTACCTGTCCAACTAAGTCCCAGGTGATCGGCTACTATTGCCATCCTGATATCTGTCCGTTCACATGGACTCTGTGGACCTACGATTTacaatttcttaattaaaataatcatCAAGAAAGACACGATACCGGAAAATTGTTTTTTAGCAGTACTCAGATTTTACAGAGAGACTAATGCTAACACTGTACACTTACATGTGTCCTAGTCACCTACATGAACACTTGTCTCTGCACATGGCTCACTTGATCGTCACCTGCCCCGGCCAGATGTGAGACTACACGGATGCTCAATGTGATGGAATCGAACATGCTGACGAGCTAGCTACTGGACAACGGTTACAGAATCATCGCGTCGGTGAAAACACCATGATGGGATTTCAGCATCTGAGCTTTGACTTTGACAGAATCAttagtacattaaaaaaagaaaaaaaaaaaaaacctgcttatCTTGAATGACACCAATATCTTCAGCATGCTTCCCTAGCTGCCTACGGTGTCATTTggttgacagggagagagaagagcgTAGAGACAGCACACACAGATGACAATGACAGAATGAGAAACTACAGTTAAGTCACCGCACAGGCAATCACGACAGGGCATGCACTAGGCTCTATGAGTCGGAAAGTGTTCACGAACTACGCTCGTTCTCCAGGATGTGAGCAAAGAGTGCTCGAGAGACCTGACTGCCTTCATCCTCACCAGTCCTCCTACTGCTCCTTCTCTCACTGCCGGCCTTTTCACTCTTTGATTTTAAAGGTgctgcctctgttttcttatctctaGCGGACTTCGTTGTAACGGAAGGCGGGCCACCCCGGGAAGTCTCGGACAACGACGTGTTTCTTGAGGTACTGTCTTCCTCATCGGACAACTCGGACTgcatctttttgtcttcttccgAGAGGCGGTCCACAAGCTTTAAGGTCTCACCACTAATTCCCTTAAAATATTCAATGGAGTGTTTACATACTTCCTTAAGCTGACTCTTCCTAACTTttattgtggtggtggtggtggaggtgctggtgctggtgctggtgctggtgacACAGGTGGGTCTTACCTTTACTGGCAACTTGGATGGAAGCTGTTTGGCCTGGCCTTTCTCTGGCTGCCCTTGCTTTTGTGTGGCACATGCTCTCCTAACTGCGTTATCCCTGTGTGTGTCTTTTACTGGAATTCTGGACTTTACGTCTACAAATGAAGAAGCAATGAGGGTTTTGGTTTTCTCAGATTGACTGACCTGCTTCGTTTTACTCACTTTCATGTTTGGCATATGACTTGGTGGGCAGGTATCTTTTGGTGAGGTGGCCTTTATGGGAAGTTTGGATTTTCGCCTAATCCCTATCGGTTCCTTGGTCTTTTGCTGCTCTCCAAGAACCTTCTGCTTATTATCTCTTACACAGTGTCCTTGCAGTACCCCTGTCTTTTTTCCTGATGAGATTTTCACTGGATTAGCTTTCTCTGTGGTACAAGTGGGTGCAGAATGTTCTGTCAGAACTACATTACTTGTAATGTTATCTGTCTGTATAGTGGAAGGATCcaaattgttgttgttattaaagTTATCTTTCTGGAAATCGTGTTTTTCCTGAGGCCTAGTGCCCATGTGGCTATTGGCTGTACTTGGAATCATTGTGATAGTTTCATTCTCTAGTCCCTGACAACTGGTCATCACAGCTTCTATCTTATCTGTCACTTCTCCAGAGCCTTCTTTCTTCATGGTCATGGTGGATGCAGAAATTCCCATTTTTATAGGCGTGCGCAACTTGGGGTCAACTTTAGAGGCGCCAGTGGCTGCTGCCGATCTCTCCAGGGAGCCACTACTGGCTGCGCCTTCCTGACACTCTCCGCTGGTCGGGCTGCTGGGGTTGGGTTCGACTGGAGGTGCCTCTACATTTCTCTCTAGATTGGTTTCTACAGTGGTGTCCCCTGACTGTGGCTGGGGTGTGGTAGTGACCATACTTTTATCCCCTTCCCCCTGGTCCCCTGACTTCCCTTCAGAAGTATGCTCACCAATCTGGAAAAATTGGAGCCTCTCTTCAACAAAATCCCTCTTGCTCATGTCAATTGCACCACTGCGAGTCATCTCAAACATTTTCCCTTCGTGAAATGGGAAGGGGTTAGGCTCACTAGTTGGGGTACTTTCGTCAGTTGGCGTTCGGGCAGGCGTGGTATCAGGGGTTGTTGCTGGAGAGCGGTCTTCCACAGCCAGACCAAAGGGCTTAGTTTCATCTTCCCGTGATTTACCGTCAAAAACTTCATCATCCCCTCGGTTATTAGACCAAGGATCAAAATCTAGACCTTTGGTAGCTACTGTTTTGAAAGGAGTGGCAAATTCTTCGTCTACTTTGTAACTGAAGTAAGTATCAGGAAACACTGATCTGTCGGGATGTCTGCCTTCTAGGGTGAAGAACTGGGCCCCCGATTTCTGCTCAGTCTTATCAAGAGTCTTTTCAGATGAGGAACTTTTAGAAGGTGGCTTGTCTTCGTCGGGtcccacccttccttcctcctcgaTAACTTCAAGTTTACTCTGGCTAAAGGAGCGATCGGCCGGCTTCAGAATGCCCTCCGTGTTCCAGACATCTTTCTTAATTTCCATGGTTTGACTTGGGAGTTTCGAATCACTCTCCGTCAAGCCATCGTCTTCGTCTTGCAGGTCGTAGCCGTCCAGAGAGTCGATCTCTGTGGCGTCGGTGTCATGAGAAAACTCGGCCGTGGTGGCGATGGAACACTCCGTGACGGACTGGTCATTGTTCCCGTTCTGGGTGGTTTCGTTCTGAGGTGAATCGAGGCCAAGGCCAAACTCGTGCTCTTTTCCAGAGCCATTCGTTTCCAGTTCCTTCTGGCTGGAAGGCTTGTCAGCAGGAGCTTTGGattttgtcatttccttttgttcatcGTCCACTTCCTTTAATTTGAAGGTGTATTTCTTAACGGGGACGGGCTGATAGAGGGACTCGTCATCGCTCGAATCGCTGACGTCGGCCCCCGGGGGAACTGGCGAGGGCGGCTGCACTCGGATGACCGGTTCGGCCAGCTGGTACTTGTCATGCTCATCCCGCAGACTAACTTCAATCATGTCCGCCTCTCTTTCGGGGAGATAAAGGGGTTTCTTATCCGGCTCCATCTGGTCTGCATCCAGTGGTGGCGGAGGGGGAAATTCAATATAGGCAACTCGATTGCTTTTGGGTCTTTGGTTAGAGTCTTTGCTGACATCGGTAGGTGTTTCGCGGTCAACGGTTACTTCCTCCACCGTAGTCTGCTTTAAGGAGGCTGACTTGGcctgctcttcctcctcagaCTCCTCAGAAACCTCAGGAATTGGGCTGGGTTTGCCCGGTATGTAAGCTATGAGCGAGTCTGGTGTCTTAGACGTAAATTCGTAACTCACTTCCTCTGAACTGGGCGTTTCTGGGGTTAAAGGGCTTTTCCCAGAGCTGTCTAGAAAGGAAACTTGCTCTAGAGTGTCGTCTTCTGGACTACCTTGGGGAGAAGGAGGCTGCTTTTGCTGCCTAGTTGTATAAAAGGTCCCCCTGGTCTCTTGTACTGTCTTACACTCCTGACTTATGATCTTTTTTATACTTCCTTGTTGTATCTCCTTTTCATATTGCTTCCCCACCTGTACAAAACTGACATACACCGGTAAAGTTTTTatgtctttccctccctctgtctgggcTAGTGGAGAAACTCTTTCCAATCCGTCAAGGGGACTGTGGTCGAACACATCACTAGAGGGAGACTCCTTTCCTGGGCTAAACTCTAAGGAATCAGGAGATTTGGTGGGAGAGGTTTCGGTTTCATCGAGAGGAGGGCATAAGCCTACGAAACTCTGACGTTTGGAAACCTTGCTGATTTCTGAATAGGTAATTTTTTCGTCTTCTATAGAATTAAAGTGCTGCGTCTCAACTGTCTCTTTACGCATACTGGACCGGGGCAACTTTTGCGATAGTTCATGTTGGGGGAATGTCGACTGCTCGCAAAAGCCATCGGGGATATCAGATGACAGCGTCCTCCTTCCCTCCGCAGCTCTGACCGGGATGTGCGACATGGCTGAGCTCTCACTCCTCCTCGGAGCTTGTTCCAGAGGCCCACCCGGCCGTCCCCCTTCTTTCACAACATATTCCCTATATAAGACCTTTTTGGAGGGAGATTTTACAgtcatttccttaatttctgaGAGAGAGCCATTCGTTAacaacttgtgttctctctcagtcACAGACATAAACTCATTCCTATGACCAACAATCTTACTGTCAGGGTGACCAACGTGATTCTCTCTTACATCGTGAACAAGTACATGGGagagtttttctttctgagaCTTATGGTTAGTGGCTCCAGAACTTTCCCATGTTCTAAAGACCTTTTTGTCCCATGGTCCCTTAGTTGCTACATCTGAGGTCACATGACATGCCAAGTCTTTAGCCTGTTGCTCAGAAAAATAGTCAGGCGTGGCTTTACTTGACATTTCAGTCCTCTGCGTTTTCACATCCTCGGAGCCAGAATCATTTACGACAAGCTCGCCGCTCTGTGCGTGCTCGTCTTTAGCCTTGAGGACCATCAGATCGTTCTGCGCGGGTACGCTTTCGTCTGAGAGGTCTACAGCCTTCAGCTGCTTTTCTCTAGCAAATACTTGGTAGACGGGCAGCTTGCTCTCCTGGATTTTTTTAACGGGGATTCTCGACTGGCCCtctggctttctttcttcttgagacACGTCCTTGCTTTTTGCCTGTGCGCCTTGTTCAAATTTTAATCTAATGGAACTGAGCTTGGATTGTTTGAGCTGAAACCCAGACTGGGGCCCTGCTGGTGCCTTGCTCTGTGAAACGCTCTCTTGGGTCTCCTCTGTGGGCTTGCTGTCgtcaggctgtggggacagaaccTTCTTCTCCGGGCTGCTGGGCGGACTGgctgctctctgctcatcggcTGTGGGGACGCCTGGTCCGTCAGGGCCATGCTGCCTTGCCTTAACCCACTCGTCACTGGAGGCCACCAGTTCTGTCAGCAGGACTTTCTCGGGGCTGCTCCCCGGAGAGCTCTGAGAAGAGTACTCTTTGCCATTTCGAGGGCGTGGCTTTTTCTCCGGGGACTGCAGTTCATCGTTCAGCTTTTCAGTTTTGTCACGAAAAAACTGTGACACTTCAGTCAGTTTTTCTTCAGCTTCCTTCACAGTCCTGTCCACCCTATCTTCATATATCAacttctctctacctctgtctAATCTGTCCTCAGTAAAGCGCATCCACATGGCATGTTTTGGACTACTAACATCGCCAGAACAGTGCAACACTGTCACTTTATCAAAAGGCTCATCTTTAGACACTTTACCTATACCATTTTCAGACacatctttatagattttggagaggatttcttttttgggggcaGTGACTACTTTTTCTCTGGACCGCTTATCAGACCCCTGTAACTCTGAGCTAGGGGGTCCTGCATGGTCTGTAACCGATTCCTCGGTATCAGAATGAGACACATCTAGCTTTTCTGACAGAAGCATTTTCTCAGCAAACCTGTAAGACTCCCCTCTTAGTTCTGACAACTCATCGTCATGGTATTCTATGGAGTGTTGACTCAAAAGCTTCAATGTTTTATAAGAGTCATCAGATATGAGTTGAGCAGAACTAGGGCGACTATCTTCTTCTTGGGACACAGGAGTGTTCACTCTGGAAGACTCCAGATAAGAAGGCAATGACTCTTCGGCAGTaagctcttcttcttcttgctgACCCTGCTCCTCTGGACAAGGAAAAGCATCGTGTTTTTCTGGCAGAAAATCTTTTAGGTTAATATCTCCCCGGGATAAGTCTTTCTGATATACATACATTTCCTTCTCTGGATGCTTTTTGGTTTCTCTAATAATGACTTCAGTGGGCTCAGCTTGGTTACCTTTTTCGATGTGGACTTCTATTATACGCTCCAGTTTGGGTTTCATTTGGTTGTCCTTCTCTGCATGCTGGGCTGGGGTTTCAGCCGCAGACTTGTGAACATCTGGAGGCACGGCCGACTTATGCTCAAACAGACCTGCCAGTTCTTTGGAAGGGTCCCGCCCGGACTGAAAGGCCTTCATGATGTCGTGGACTGACATGGTTTCCTCGATTCTTTCGGAGGCACCTTCGCCGCCTGGTGGGGAATGATAGACCATTCTGGTCGTTGTGGTTATGTGGGTCTCTTCTTTAACACGCATGCCTTTGCTCAAAACTCGGCTGTGGTCGTCGTCGTCGCCGTTGGCTTTCATTTGGAACGCCTTAACTTTTTCCTTAATACTAGAGGTGGTGGGCTTTGGTTCCAGTTCCGTAAAAGTAGGCGACGGTTTCGGTGACACGGGCTCCTCCGGGGGGCCCGGGGGAGCATCTCCCGCTGAGGGCTCATAGCTCCTGATAACATGCACCACTTCAGTTCTTGTTTCTGTGATGACCGGAGGGATGGGGACTTCGTGAAAGAGTGGCTTAGGACCAGTGCTCTCAGCGCTCTGTGGGGCTGAAGGCGTTTTCTCACTTCTTGTCTCAAAGCCACTGTCAGACAAGGGGCTTTTGTCCTGGTCGTGTTGAGAAAAGTCATCCGGAGACTCTAAAATGGTATCTGTTCCGAAAAAGGAGTCGGCCATTTTACACAACTCTTTCTCAGAGGTGGAGGGCCTCATGGAGGCGGGCGGCATTTTGAGTTTGTGTTCCTGCAAAGCAATCGCTGGCTTCAAGATCCTTTTCTGTCGCTCTTCGCCATCCTTCTTTGCGTCCTCAAACTTGTACTTTAAATTTGTCAAGGAACTACTCCCAATATCGTTTGTTAAGTAATCAATAACTTTGGTCAAGTTATAATCCTTCTCGGAGGCCGCTTTTGCTTTCACTTGTACTCTCTCCGGCAGAGATGGAGAATGGCTCGCCGCAGCTTGCTGCCTCGCCTCCCTTATTTCTTCCGAACTAAACTCTATCCAGTCGTCTTCGGGAGAGAGTCCTTTGTCACTCTTTGGCGATTTGGGCGGTCCTTTGTTATCTACACACACATCTTTCTTAAGGATTTCGCTCACTTTCACTAAGTCTTCCTTTACTTTCTCAACGATTTTGAAAGGTTCTTCATCGTCGATTCTCCCTTCTTTGGGGAGCTCGGGTTGGAATGGCTTCTCCTCGGGCACGTCTGTTTGTAGGATCGCAGTCATCCGCATGAGGTCTTCTTTCATTTCGGCCACGTCTTTTAATATCTCCTGACTGGAAGATAAAGAGGATGGTGTAGACAGCTTAAGGGCAGAGGGTGCAAGGAACAAAGACGACTTAACTGGAGATGAAGTTCGATTGAAATGGGGCTGAGGACGTGTCTCCGTAGTCAATGTTTTAATGGGGGACAGCAAGGCTGCTGCTGATTTCGTAAGTGAActagagtctggaagtttctttAATGCTGGTTCCGGCAAAACATTGACTACAGAGTATACTGGCACTGTTATTATCGATGAAGTTACAGATGAGGTAGTTGCAGATATCGAAGACCCAAGGGATGTATAGAGTGCACTTGCGGAAGGAGTTCTTAGAGACTGAAAAGCTGATGGTGTCGAAGAAACGTATGACCTGAGTGGGGAAAATGGCATTGCTGTTGTGGTAGAAAACACTTTTTCAACTGTGTCAGTGGCTGCATTAACCACAGAGCTCACAGAGTTTGTAGCTGTAGAAATTTTTTCCTGTAACGTGGCAGTGGCTTTGCATCCGTTAATTAACGTTGACGATGACGGATACTTGAGAGGGGAAAGAGAGCCATTGACCAATGCTACCTCTGCGTGTCCAGGCATCTGTTTCACAGGTGATGAGAGAGAAGAGGCCATCGTGACTTTTGCCGATGAAATGACATCAACTGCTGATTTAGCTGGAGACACCACTGACTTTAGAGGCGAAGATATTAGCGGTGCTGCTGATGTAATAATTGACTTAAATGGCAAACTTGAGGAATACATATTAATGTTTGacttgggggaggcagggggtgtcatAGTAATGGACGACCTCTCCAGAAGAGACCCTGCTGTAGTCACTGGAGAGGTGCGGGAGGAAAACGTAGAACTGGATGCCAGCCCTTTTAAAGGCGAGGCCTCTGGGACTGTGGGAGCTCTAACGAGGTTACCAGAGGAAACTTGGATATTGTATGGAGATTGTGACACCACTGTTTTTATCGGTGAAGACATTGTCCGAAAGGATCTAATTGGAGATGCCACATCACTAATGGATTTAACTGAAGATGTAGTTGATGCACCTAATGTGGATTTGATTGGAGAAGGCGTCGAAACAGACCATATTGATTTTAACGGAGAAGCTGATGGCGTGTTAGAGGAAGAGCTTGATAAGGAAGTGAAGCCTGACTTGGCTGGCCCAGGCACTGTAACCGGAGCTGTTGTCCAGGACTGGTATGGTCTTGTAGAAAAGAATGGCTTGTATGAGTAAGTGGTGGGGAGGGATCTTGTTGCTCCTGCACTCCGTTCaactgtttcttaaattttaaaatgaaatcaaacacaaaaatcaacaaaaatggttgagaaacagagagaccaGAGAAAAAAATTGGTCAGTAAACTTTGAAATATTACAAAAGCAAGTACAATTGTTTGCATGATTTAGAATGGAAGAGGCAAAAGGAacaattaaagaggaaaaaaaaaattccacagacATAACTAAtccaaagttaaaaataaacaaacaaacaaagaaaaaaacagagcaatgtgaaatgaaagacagaaaaagcacATCGCAACCAAAGAGGCCAAcaatgagaaacagaaaacatgagGAAAGAATTAATGATGAGAAAAATAACCACAATGGAAAACCGTTGCCTTACTTCCTATTGACTTTCTTATGTGCTGGTTTT
This Neovison vison isolate M4711 chromosome 2, ASM_NN_V1, whole genome shotgun sequence DNA region includes the following protein-coding sequences:
- the ANK3 gene encoding ankyrin-3 isoform X5 is translated as MASSTSSSLAGAESTPSAQGDYGSHYSRSSRKSDANASYLRAARAGHLEKALDYIKNGVDINICNQNGLNALHLASKEGHVEVVSELLQREANVDAATKKGNTALHIASLAGQAEVVKVLVTNGANVNAQSQNGFTPLYMAAQENHLEVVKFLLDNGASQSLATEDGFTPLAVALQQGHDQVVSLLLENDTKGKVRLPALHIAARKDDTKAAALLLQNDNNADVESKMVVNRTTESGFTPLHIAAHYGNINVATLLLNRAAAVDFTARNDITPLHVASKRGNANMVKLLLDRGAKIDAKTRDGLTPLHCGARSGHEQVVEMLLDRAAPILSKTKNGLSPLHMATQGDHLNCVQLLLQHNVPVDDVTNDYLTALHVAAHCGHYKVAKVLLDKKANPNAKALNGFTPLHIACKKNRIKVMELLLKHGASIQAVTESGLTPIHVAAFMGHVNIVSQLMHHGASPNTTNVRGETALHMAARSGQAEVVRYLVQDGAQVEAKAKDDQTPLHISARLGKADIVQQLLQQGASPNAATTSGYTPLHLSAREGHEDVAAFLLDHGASLSITTKKGFTPLHVAAKYGKLEVANLLLQKSASPDAAGKSGLTPLHVAAHYDNQKVALLLLDQGASPHAAAKNGYTPLHIAAKKNQMDIATTLLEYGADANAVTRQGIASVHLAAQEGHVDMVSLLLGRNANVNLSNKNGLTPLHLAAQEDRVNVAEVLVNQGANVDAQTKMGYTPLHVGCHYGNIKIVNFLLQHSAKVNAKTKNGYTPLHQAAQQGHTHIINVLLQNNASPNELTVNGNTALAIARRLGYISVVDTLKVVTEETMTTTTIIEKHKMNVPETMNEVLDMSDDEVRKANAPEMLSDGEYISDVEEGDRCTWYRIPKVQEFTVKSEDAMTGDTDKYLGPQDLKELGDDSLPAEGYMGFSLGARSASPKISLRSFSSDRSYTLNRSSYARDSMMIEELLVPSKEQHLTFTREFDSDSLRHYSWAADTLDNVNLVSSPVHSGFLVSFMVDARGGSMRGSRHHGMRIIIPPRKCTAPTRITCRLVKRHKLANPPPMVEGEGLASRLVEMGPAGAQFLGPVIVEIPHFGSMRGKERELIVLRSENGETWKEHQFDSKNEDLTELLNGMDEELDSPEELGKKRICRIITKDFPQYFAVVSRIKQESNQMGPEGGILSSTTVPLVQASFPEGALTKRIRVGLQAQPVPDEIVKKILGNKATFSPIVTVEPRRRKFHKPITMTIPVPPPSGEGVANGYKGDTTPNLRLLCSITGGTSPAQWEDITGTTPLTFIKDCVSFTTNVSARFWLADCHQVLETVGLATQLYRELICVPYMAKFVVFAKMNDPVESCLRCFCMTDDKVDKTLEQQENFEEVARSKDIEVLEGKPIYVDCYGNLAPLTKGGQQLVFNFYAFKENRLPFSIKVRDTSQEPCGRLSFLKEPKTTKGLPQTAVCNLNITLPAHKKAEKADRRQSFASLALRKRYSYLTEPGMKTVERSAGATRSLPTTYSYKPFFSTRPYQSWTTAPVTVPGPAKSGFTSLSSSSSNTPSASPLKSIWSVSTPSPIKSTLGASTTSSVKSISDVASPIRSFRTMSSPIKTVVSQSPYNIQVSSGNLVRAPTVPEASPLKGLASSSTFSSRTSPVTTAGSLLERSSITMTPPASPKSNINMYSSSLPFKSIITSAAPLISSPLKSVVSPAKSAVDVISSAKVTMASSLSSPVKQMPGHAEVALVNGSLSPLKYPSSSTLINGCKATATLQEKISTATNSVSSVVNAATDTVEKVFSTTTAMPFSPLRSYVSSTPSAFQSLRTPSASALYTSLGSSISATTSSVTSSIITVPVYSVVNVLPEPALKKLPDSSSLTKSAAALLSPIKTLTTETRPQPHFNRTSSPVKSSLFLAPSALKLSTPSSLSSSQEILKDVAEMKEDLMRMTAILQTDVPEEKPFQPELPKEGRIDDEEPFKIVEKVKEDLVKVSEILKKDVCVDNKGPPKSPKSDKGLSPEDDWIEFSSEEIREARQQAAASHSPSLPERVQVKAKAASEKDYNLTKVIDYLTNDIGSSSLTNLKYKFEDAKKDGEERQKRILKPAIALQEHKLKMPPASMRPSTSEKELCKMADSFFGTDTILESPDDFSQHDQDKSPLSDSGFETRSEKTPSAPQSAESTGPKPLFHEVPIPPVITETRTEVVHVIRSYEPSAGDAPPGPPEEPVSPKPSPTFTELEPKPTTSSIKEKVKAFQMKANGDDDDHSRVLSKGMRVKEETHITTTTRMVYHSPPGGEGASERIEETMSVHDIMKAFQSGRDPSKELAGLFEHKSAVPPDVHKSAAETPAQHAEKDNQMKPKLERIIEVHIEKGNQAEPTEVIIRETKKHPEKEMYVYQKDLSRGDINLKDFLPEKHDAFPCPEEQGQQEEEELTAEESLPSYLESSRVNTPVSQEEDSRPSSAQLISDDSYKTLKLLSQHSIEYHDDELSELRGESYRFAEKMLLSEKLDVSHSDTEESVTDHAGPPSSELQGSDKRSREKVVTAPKKEILSKIYKDVSENGIGKVSKDEPFDKVTVLHCSGDVSSPKHAMWMRFTEDRLDRGREKLIYEDRVDRTVKEAEEKLTEVSQFFRDKTEKLNDELQSPEKKPRPRNGKEYSSQSSPGSSPEKVLLTELVASSDEWVKARQHGPDGPGVPTADEQRAASPPSSPEKKVLSPQPDDSKPTEETQESVSQSKAPAGPQSGFQLKQSKLSSIRLKFEQGAQAKSKDVSQEERKPEGQSRIPVKKIQESKLPVYQVFAREKQLKAVDLSDESVPAQNDLMVLKAKDEHAQSGELVVNDSGSEDVKTQRTEMSSKATPDYFSEQQAKDLACHVTSDVATKGPWDKKVFRTWESSGATNHKSQKEKLSHVLVHDVRENHVGHPDSKIVGHRNEFMSVTEREHKLLTNGSLSEIKEMTVKSPSKKVLYREYVVKEGGRPGGPLEQAPRRSESSAMSHIPVRAAEGRRTLSSDIPDGFCEQSTFPQHELSQKLPRSSMRKETVETQHFNSIEDEKITYSEISKVSKRQSFVGLCPPLDETETSPTKSPDSLEFSPGKESPSSDVFDHSPLDGLERVSPLAQTEGGKDIKTLPVYVSFVQVGKQYEKEIQQGSIKKIISQECKTVQETRGTFYTTRQQKQPPSPQGSPEDDTLEQVSFLDSSGKSPLTPETPSSEEVSYEFTSKTPDSLIAYIPGKPSPIPEVSEESEEEEQAKSASLKQTTVEEVTVDRETPTDVSKDSNQRPKSNRVAYIEFPPPPPLDADQMEPDKKPLYLPEREADMIEVSLRDEHDKYQLAEPVIRVQPPSPVPPGADVSDSSDDESLYQPVPVKKYTFKLKEVDDEQKEMTKSKAPADKPSSQKELETNGSGKEHEFGLGLDSPQNETTQNGNNDQSVTECSIATTAEFSHDTDATEIDSLDGYDLQDEDDGLTESDSKLPSQTMEIKKDVWNTEGILKPADRSFSQSKLEVIEEEGRVGPDEDKPPSKSSSSEKTLDKTEQKSGAQFFTLEGRHPDRSVFPDTYFSYKVDEEFATPFKTVATKGLDFDPWSNNRGDDEVFDGKSREDETKPFGLAVEDRSPATTPDTTPARTPTDESTPTSEPNPFPFHEGKMFEMTRSGAIDMSKRDFVEERLQFFQIGEHTSEGKSGDQGEGDKSMVTTTPQPQSGDTTVETNLERNVEAPPVEPNPSSPTSGECQEGAASSGSLERSAAATGASKVDPKLRTPIKMGISASTMTMKKEGSGEVTDKIEAVMTSCQGLENETITMIPSTANSHMGTRPQEKHDFQKDNFNNNNNLDPSTIQTDNITSNVVLTEHSAPTCTTEKANPVKISSGKKTGVLQGHCVRDNKQKVLGEQQKTKEPIGIRRKSKLPIKATSPKDTCPPSHMPNMKVSKTKQVSQSEKTKTLIASSFVDVKSRIPVKDTHRDNAVRRACATQKQGQPEKGQAKQLPSKLPVKVRPTCVTSTSTSTSTSTTTTTIKVRKSQLKEVCKHSIEYFKGISGETLKLVDRLSEEDKKMQSELSDEEDSTSRNTSLSETSRGGPPSVTTKSARDKKTEAAPLKSKSEKAGSERRSSRRTGPQSPCERTDIRMAIVADHLGLSWTELARELNFSVDEINQIRVENPNSLISQSFMLLKKWVTRDGKNATTDALTSVLTKINRIDIVTLLEGPIFDYGNISGTRSFADENNVFHDPVDGWQNETSSGNLESPAQARRITGGLLERLDDSPDQCRDSITSYLKGEPGKFEANGSHAEVTPEAKTKSYFPESQNDIGKQSVKETLKPKIHGSARVEEPASSLTAYQKALEETSKFVIEEPKPCVPVSMKKMSRTPPADGKPRLNVHEEEGSSGSEQKVKSPGAALTRMTACCYKDLKDSESDSSSEEERRVTTRVIRRRLIIKGEEAKSIPGESVTEEQFTDEEGNLITRKITRKVIRRIALPQARKHDAMVMKRGCQRKVEDKRCGNFLERAANRLDSAVWQLEAFAAFDTLCI